The following proteins are encoded in a genomic region of Lepisosteus oculatus isolate fLepOcu1 unplaced genomic scaffold, fLepOcu1.hap2 HAP2_SCAFFOLD_110, whole genome shotgun sequence:
- the LOC138225983 gene encoding uncharacterized protein, giving the protein MSGLVEESAKEPSIRESLAILSAEIKNLRQRGQSLQSELRAFLGMESSIPGKRAVAYTDDKTQNAQLCKTRIRTSVRRNKTLRGRTHSPLVEIQLFYEMSRSILTPRTSNITNHYLSADVGAAILLPRQKMIQSQKGPRNLPEAIPGFQTEYNVATVGEKITESSSQIAQSQPQHPVLTEADKVVKQEKNKRWYHTLLKCMMPCVYSRHHQRNRRHLSREQEYEKTDEKKHQEKSIEYAQSRTVFQ; this is encoded by the exons gaacccagtataagggaatcccttgcgatcctgtctgcagagataaag aatttgagacagagaggtcaatctctgcaatccgagctgagggcatttcttggaatggaaag ttctatcccagggaagagggctgttgcctacacagacgacaagacacaaaacgctcaactgtgcaaaacacgcataaggacatcagtcaggaggaacaag acattaagaggaaggacacattcacccttggtagagattcagttgttctatgagatgtcaag gagtatactaactccaaggacaagtaacatcacaaaccattatttaagtgctgatgttggagctgcaatactactaccaagacaaaaaatgatacag tcccaaaaaggaccgaggaacttaccggaggcgatacctggatttcaaacagagtacaatgtagccactgtaggggagaagatcacagagagctcttctcagattgctcagagtcagccccagcaccctgtcctgactgaagcagacaaagtggtcaaacag gagaagaacaaacggtggtatcacactttgctcaagtgtatgatgccatgtgtgtacagcagacatcaccaaaggaacaggagacacctgagtagagaacaagaatatgaaaagactgatgaaaaaaagcaccaggagaaatccattgaatatgcacaatctcgtacagtatttcaataa